The Merismopedia glauca CCAP 1448/3 genome has a window encoding:
- a CDS encoding pentapeptide repeat-containing protein, which produces MNDLAALRQGKTKNLPGANLEDEDLSPLDLRRVNLAGATLVGANFSHSNLEGARLEGANFLGANLVKADLRASLLGANLMQADLTGADLRGSNLRGANLMGAKLTQASLAGAFLSGANLMGVNLQGVDLRGADLRGANLNGANLQGADLSQADLQGATLTQANLEESDLRGANLAGANLTGANLLCAELDGTNLTGTNLTGTCISGTTVEHLASKCF; this is translated from the coding sequence CCGTCAAGGAAAAACTAAAAATCTCCCTGGTGCTAATTTAGAAGATGAAGACTTAAGCCCGTTAGATCTACGTCGAGTTAACCTCGCTGGTGCAACACTGGTTGGCGCTAACTTCTCTCACTCCAACCTAGAAGGAGCGCGTTTAGAAGGAGCCAACTTTTTAGGCGCTAATTTAGTAAAAGCAGACTTACGCGCTAGTTTACTAGGGGCTAACCTGATGCAAGCCGATCTGACAGGAGCAGACTTGAGAGGAAGTAACCTTCGAGGTGCCAACTTAATGGGAGCCAAATTGACACAGGCTTCCTTAGCAGGTGCGTTTTTGAGCGGTGCTAACCTGATGGGTGTTAACTTGCAAGGAGTAGATTTGCGTGGTGCTGACTTACGAGGAGCTAACCTGAATGGTGCTAACCTACAAGGTGCCGATCTCAGCCAAGCGGATCTGCAAGGTGCTACCTTAACTCAAGCTAATTTGGAAGAATCCGATCTGCGCGGGGCTAACTTAGCTGGTGCGAATCTGACTGGTGCTAATTTACTTTGTGCTGAGTTAGATGGAACTAACTTAACAGGGACAAACCTAACAGGTACTTGTATTTCGGGAACCACAGTTGAGCATTTAGCCTCAAAGTGCTTTTAA